Proteins found in one Rhodobacteraceae bacterium D3-12 genomic segment:
- a CDS encoding NADH-quinone oxidoreductase subunit D, protein MDGSKGFDDTLTGEQKIRNFNINFGPQHPAAHGVLRLVLELDGEIVERCDPHIGLLHRGTEKLMESRTYLQCLPYFDRLDYVGTMNQEHAWCLAIEKLTGVVVPRRASLIRVLYSEIGRILNHLLNVTTQAMDVGALTPPLWGFEEREKLMVFYERACGARLHAAYFRPGGVHQDLPPELLDDIEEWASVDFPKFMKDINTLLTENRIFKMRNVDIGVVDEQTVLEYGYSGVMARSVGMAWDLRRAQPYECYDEFEFQIPVGKNGDCYDRYLMRMEEMRQSAHIMLQAIAKLREPEGQGDVMARGKLTPPKRGEMKTSMEALIHHFKLYTEGFHVPEGEVYAAVEAPKGEFGVYLVADGSNKPYRAKIRAPGYLHLQSMDHITTGHQLADVAAIIGSLDVVFGEIDR, encoded by the coding sequence ATGGACGGCTCCAAAGGGTTTGATGACACGCTGACCGGCGAGCAGAAGATCCGCAATTTCAATATCAACTTCGGCCCGCAGCACCCTGCGGCGCACGGGGTTTTGCGGCTTGTTCTTGAGCTGGACGGTGAGATTGTCGAGCGGTGTGACCCGCATATCGGCCTGCTTCATCGCGGCACCGAGAAGCTGATGGAAAGCCGGACATATTTGCAATGTCTGCCGTATTTCGACCGGCTGGATTATGTCGGCACGATGAACCAGGAACATGCCTGGTGTTTGGCGATCGAGAAGCTGACCGGGGTGGTTGTGCCACGCCGCGCCAGCCTGATCCGGGTCTTGTATTCCGAGATCGGCCGAATTTTGAACCACCTCTTGAACGTGACCACACAGGCGATGGACGTGGGCGCGCTGACCCCGCCGCTGTGGGGCTTTGAAGAGCGCGAAAAGCTGATGGTGTTCTATGAGCGGGCTTGCGGTGCGCGGTTGCACGCGGCCTATTTCCGGCCCGGTGGTGTGCATCAGGACCTGCCGCCCGAGCTTTTGGATGATATCGAGGAATGGGCCAGCGTCGATTTCCCGAAATTCATGAAGGACATCAACACGCTGTTGACCGAGAACCGCATCTTTAAGATGCGCAACGTCGATATCGGCGTGGTCGATGAGCAGACCGTTCTGGAATATGGGTATTCGGGTGTGATGGCGCGTTCGGTCGGGATGGCGTGGGATTTGCGCCGCGCCCAGCCGTATGAATGCTATGACGAGTTCGAGTTTCAGATCCCTGTCGGCAAGAACGGCGACTGCTATGACCGTTACCTGATGCGGATGGAAGAGATGCGCCAATCGGCCCACATCATGTTGCAGGCGATTGCCAAGCTGCGTGAGCCGGAAGGGCAGGGCGACGTGATGGCGCGTGGCAAGCTGACCCCGCCGAAGCGTGGTGAGATGAAGACCTCGATGGAGGCGCTGATCCACCACTTCAAGCTCTATACCGAAGGGTTCCACGTGCCTGAGGGCGAGGTTTATGCCGCTGTGGAAGCGCCCAAGGGTGAATTTGGTGTTTACCTTGTGGCGGATGGCAGCAACAAGCCGTATCGCGCCAAGATCCGCGCGCCGGGCTATTTGCATTTGCAGTCGATGGATCACATTACGACCGGGCATCAGCTGGCCGATGTGGCCGCGATTATCGGATCACTTGATGTTGTGTTTGGGGAGATTGACCGGTGA
- a CDS encoding NADH-quinone oxidoreductase subunit C: MSEALTELGALIEAKRPDCVLGWDVAYGELNVDVTPSNIVGLVEFLKSDGNCKFSTLVDVTAVDYPERAKRYDVVYHFLSMYQNQRIRLRVSIREEEMVPSIIDVHPSANWFEREVFDMFGIIFTGHPDLRRILTDYGFRGHPLRKDFPTTGYTEVRYDEAQKRVVYEPVTLVQEYRQFDFMSPWEGAEYILPGDEKGEGADK; encoded by the coding sequence ATGAGTGAAGCACTCACCGAGTTGGGCGCATTGATCGAGGCCAAGCGGCCCGATTGCGTGTTGGGCTGGGACGTGGCCTATGGCGAGTTGAACGTCGATGTGACGCCGTCCAATATTGTCGGGCTGGTTGAGTTCCTGAAATCGGACGGGAATTGCAAGTTCTCGACGCTGGTCGATGTGACGGCGGTGGATTACCCGGAGCGGGCCAAGCGTTACGACGTGGTTTACCACTTCCTCAGCATGTATCAGAACCAGCGCATCCGCCTTCGGGTGAGCATTCGCGAAGAGGAGATGGTGCCGTCGATCATCGACGTGCATCCGAGCGCCAATTGGTTTGAGCGCGAAGTGTTCGACATGTTCGGTATCATTTTCACCGGCCACCCGGATTTGCGCCGGATTCTGACCGACTATGGCTTTCGCGGCCATCCGCTGCGCAAGGACTTTCCGACCACGGGCTATACCGAAGTGCGTTACGACGAAGCGCAAAAGCGGGTGGTTTATGAGCCGGTTACGCTGGTTCAGGAATATCGACAGTTTGATTTCATGTCGCCATGGGAGGGTGCCGAATACATCCTTCCGGGGGACGAGAAAGGTGAAGGGGCAGACAAATGA
- a CDS encoding NADH-quinone oxidoreductase subunit B, which translates to MTGANTAGSDREVATQALNAELQDKGFLLTSTEDLINWARTGSLHWMTFGLACCAVEMMHASMPRYDLDRFGVAPRASPRQSDVMIVAGTLTNKMAPALRKVYDQMPEPRYVISMGSCANGGGYYHYSYSVVRGCDRVVPVDIYVPGCPPTAEALVYGILQLARKIRRTGTIAR; encoded by the coding sequence ATGACGGGAGCCAACACCGCGGGCAGTGACCGCGAAGTAGCCACCCAGGCACTTAATGCAGAGCTTCAGGACAAGGGGTTTCTGCTGACCTCGACAGAGGATCTGATCAATTGGGCCCGGACGGGCTCGCTCCACTGGATGACGTTCGGGCTGGCGTGTTGCGCCGTGGAAATGATGCACGCGTCGATGCCGCGCTATGACCTTGACCGGTTCGGTGTGGCCCCGCGGGCGAGCCCGCGACAGTCTGATGTGATGATCGTGGCCGGCACGCTGACCAATAAGATGGCTCCGGCGTTGCGCAAGGTTTACGACCAGATGCCCGAGCCGCGCTATGTGATCTCGATGGGATCCTGCGCCAATGGCGGTGGCTATTATCATTACAGCTATTCCGTGGTGCGCGGATGCGACCGGGTTGTGCCGGTGGATATCTATGTTCCGGGTTGCCCGCCGACGGCGGAAGCCTTGGTTTACGGTATTTTGCAGCTGGCACGGAAAATCCGACGGACCGGGACAATCGCGCGATAA